Below is a genomic region from Pseudarthrobacter sulfonivorans.
ACGTGGAAGCGCCTGCTGGGACGCCATGCCGGACGCACCGATCCGCTTGCGATCGGGTACAGCGATCCGCACGGCCATCGCCCACTGCGGGAAGCGATCGCGGACTACGTCAACGATGTAAGGGGCCTGGGGTGCACAGCGGACCAGATCGTCGTCACCTCCGGCGCGCAACAGGCGTTCAACGTGCTGGCGGTTCTCCTGCTCGACGCCGGCGACCCCGTCGTCGTTGAGGACCCGGGGCACATCTCCGGACGGCTCGCCTTCCAGTCCCAGGGCTGTCCTGTCCGAGGCGTCCCGGTCGACAACGAGGGAGCGGTCCTCCCGGACGAGCACGACGGCGCGCCCCCGGCCCGTCTGGCCTGTCTGACTCCCGCGCGGCATCATCCGCTCGGCATCGCGATGAGCCCGGCGCGGAGGGCGGAGTGGATCGCCTGGGCGCAGCGAAACGGGAGCTGGATTGTCGAGGACGACTGCGACAGCGAGCTGCGCTACCGCGGGAAACTCCTTCCCACGCTGTTCGGGCTCGATCTGAGCAGGCAAGTGATCACCGTGGGCTCCTTCAGCAAGGTGCTCGCGCCATCGATCCGCCTCGGATACTGCGTGCTGCCGGAGGACCTGGTGGAGCCGTTCGCATCCGCATCGTCGGTCATCGGACGCCCGCCCGCGATGGTGCTCCAGCTGGCACTCACGGACTTCCTGGCGGAAGGACACTTACACTCCCATCTGCGCCGGACCCGGCGTCTCTATGCGGCACGCCAGGACGCCCTGCTCGACGCGATCGATCAGCAGATGAGCCACAGGGTCCAAGCCGGCCCGGTAGACGCGGGCCTGCACGTCATGGGCTGGCTCCGTGAACCGGTCGACGACATCGAGGTAGCGCGGGGACTGGCCGCGGGCGGGGTTTACACCTACCCCCTCGGCGAGTACAAGCTCACCCGACAGCTTCCCCCGGCACTCCTGATCGGGTTCGCCGGCACCGCGGCGGAGCACATGCCGCAGGCCGTCGGCAGGATGGCCGCCGCGTGGGACCGATGGGAGCGCACCACCGCAGGTTCCTGAATGGACTTAACGGCTGAGTGCATAATGGATCTTTTTCGAAATCCATTAACGGCGTACAAATGAGGAGTGACATTCGCCAACACTCCAGATATGCCTCCCGAGGAGCCCACGATGCCCCCAGCCGACGCCCGATTCCAGGCGCTCCTGAGACCCCGCCTCAACGACGAGGAAATGGAGTCCCTGCCCCGCCTCACTGACGAGCTCGCCCGGACCCTGATCGACCGGATCGACCGTGCCCCTCTGTTCGCCCACGCCTACGCCCTCCTCGGCAACCTGACCTACGGCGGGTACGGGCCCGCTGATGTGCTCGACTTCGCGCACCGGCACGGCCTGGCCGGCGCATGCATCCACCTCCTCGACGGCGAGGAGCGGAGCCTGGGCCGGATGAGCGACGACAGGCTGGGCGATTTCGCCGGTCGCGCCCGCCGCCTGGGTCTGAGCATCCACCTCGAAATCAGCACCACCCTGCGCGCGGATGTGGACGAGGTGGTCCGGATCGCTGGCGTCCTCGGTGTCCAGCACATCCGCGTCTACTCGCGTTTCGAGGGCACGCTCTCCGAGGTTATGACACTGATCGAGCAGGACCTGCGCCGGCTCGCCGCGCTCGCAGATGAGCACGATCTGCACTTCTCCTTCGAGCAGCACGAGGAACTGCGCTCCACCGAGGTCGCCGAGTTGCTGCGCCGGGTCTCTCATCCGCGCCTGCACGCCATGTTCGATTTCGGGAACATGATTAATGCCTGTGAGCGCCCCATGGATGCCCTGTCCTCGCTCGCCCCGCACATCCTGCAGGCGCACCTGAAAGGGGTGGATGTTCTCCCCGAGGGGGACGGATACGGTCACCGCGGTGTGCTGCAGGGAAGTCCTGAGGACGACCTGCCCGGTGCACGGATGCTCTTCGAACTCCTGATGCTCGGTGAGGACAAGCCCCAGGTCATCGCCCTGGCTCTCGAACAGGAAAACCTCTACTACGCTCCCGCCTTCCGCCACGCCGGCGAAGGCGAGGACCCGTTCATCCCGTACCGGGATCTGAGCACCACCGGCATCCCGGCCGGATGGACCCGGGATGAACTGCTCGCTGCAGAACCAGGCTGGGCCGACCACCAGGTGGCCTATGTGAAGGATCTGCTCACCTCGCTGCGCGACATCGCCGTATCGCAGCTCGACACAACGAACTCTATGGCAGGTGCACGATGACCACGATGGCTAAAACCGCCGAGAAGGCCACGAAACCAGTCGACTGGAGCAAATGGATCCGCTTCGCTCTGCTCGTTATGGCCGGCGGCACGATCTACAAGCTCGCCAACCTCAAGGACGCGTTCTACGTCCCCATGCAGGAGGCCATGGGCCTCAGCCACACCGAGATCGGTACGCTCCTGAGCGTCAACTCGATCGTCGCGACGGTGCTCTTCATCGTCGGCGGTTACCTCGCCGATCGGTTCTCCACCCGGATCCTCATCCCTCTTGGCCTGGTCGGCACCGGAGCGCTGGGCCTGTTCCTGAGCACCTTCCCGGGTTTCGGCACGCTCCTCCTGGTGTTCGCGCTGCTCGCCGTGTGCTCGGACTGCCTAGTCTGGCCCGCGTTGCTCAAGAGCATCCGGCAGCTTGGCGGTTCGAAGGAACAAGGGCGGCTCTTCGGCCTGCTCGAGGGCGGTCGCGGTGTCGTCGACACCGCCGTGGCGTTCTCCGCACTGGGAATCTTCGTCCTGCTCGGTTCGGGGACCGGCGGATTCCGCGCGGCCGTCGCCTTCTACGCCATCATCGACGTCGTCGTCGGCGTGCTGCTGTTCCTGCTGCTTCGCACTCAGACCAGCGAGCAGGCGAGCGAGCGTCCCGCCCAGACGAAGCAGAAGGCCGGCCTCGGCGAGATCTGGCGCGCGGCGAAGTTGCCCCAGCTGTGGTGGGTGAGCTTCACCGTGTTCATGGTGTACGTCGTGTATTGCGGTTTGACCTACTTCATCCCCTATCTGACTTACATCTACGGGCTGCCCGTCGCACTGGTGGGCGCCTACGGCATCATCAACCAGTACGGCCTGAAGATCCTCGGCGGCCCGCTCGGCGGAGTTCTCGCGGACAAGGTGTTCAAGGGTGCGAGCCGGTACATCCGGCTGGCGTTCCTGTGCCTGATCCCGGTGGTGGCGGTGCTGCTGCTCCTCCCGGCCGATCCGAGCAGCCAGATCCCGGCCATGATCGTGACCCTGCTGTTCTCGCTGATCGTCTTCACCATGCGGGGTGTGTTCTGGGCGCCGATGGACGAAGTGGGGATCCCGGAGGAGACCAGCGGCACCGCCTTCGGAATCGCCTGCCTGGTCGGCTATGCCCCCGGGATGTTCGCGTTCATCGTCTACGGGGCAATCCTCGATGCGAATCCGGGAGCCGGTGGCTACCACATCGTGTTCATCGTGCTCGCGGCGCTCGCGCTCGTGGGAGCGATCGTGTCCAGCGGGCTCGTGCGGGCCGCCCGGGCCCGACGGGCAGTGGCCGAGGTCTGATCGTTTACCCGACGCGGACGACGACGGAACCCCCGGGATCTCCCGGGGGTTTCCGTCGTGAGGTCGTTCGGCGAGGGGCATTGGACCGACCCGGTTCACCCGCCGTAACGGCGCCCTTCAGCCTGTAGGGACCAGACGGAAGCGGACGACGGCGGGACGTCCCGCCGTCGTCCGTTGGTGCGGCCTGTGATGCCCCTAGTTATTCAGGGCCGCATACAGGTTCAGACTTGCCGAGAAAATGAGCCACGAAACATAGGGCAGCATCAGCAACCCGGCAGTCCTGCTGATGGGTCCGAAGTAGAGCACGGTGAACGTCGCCACCACGGCGTGGGCTCCCGCGCGGCGCGGGAGGGCTTGTTCAACGTTGGCGAACACTGACTCACTGTGGACAGTCAGGGGCCCGTTCGTCAAACCGCGACGGCCTGGCCATAAATTTCTGCCGGGAATACGGCGGGAACTCTCGGCGATCACCGGGAAGGCGGACTACTGCGCGTCCGTCCACAGGTCCTCGAGTAGTAGTCGCACGTGTTCCGGCTGCTCGACGTTGGCGAAGTGGCCGCAGCGCGGGATCGTCACAGTCTGCGCGTTCGGCACCATCGCGGCCAGCCGGTCCAGGTCGGAGAGAGACGTGAACACGTCAGCGTCCCCGCGGGTCGCCAGCACGGGGCAGCGGATGCCGCGCCACTGGTCAAAGTCGTAGTTCGCCACTGCCCGGGCGGCCGCGGAGAAGCTGGCCGGACGGGCGTCGCGGCCGAGCCCGCGGATCACCCCTGCGGACATGCCTGCGGGATCGGCGAACAGCGGTGACGTCAACGGTCCCATCACGGGGGTGGCGCCGACTGCACGGACCAGGGCCAGCCCTGCCGGACCCAGGGCCGCCAGTGAGCGCATCAGCAGCCTCATGCCGACAAACGCCGGGAACCTAGACAGGCTGCGCAGTGGCTTGTGGGCGGCCTCAGACACGCCGAATGTCGTGGCCGAAATGGCGGCAACGCTGGCGGTCCGCTCCGGCCACGCCGCGGCAATATGCAACGCCAGGAAGCCTCCCATGGAGTGGCCCACGAGGTTCCATCGCGGGTAGCCGAGCAAGGTCAGCACCTCGGTGACGGCGCGTGCCATCGCCTCGATGCGGAAGTGTTCCAGCCGGGCGCCCTTGGTGGATTCGCCCCAGCCCGGCAGATCAATCAGGACACGATCGCGGGGCGATGCTTCGGACAGCAGCGGCTGGAAGGTGGTCCAGGATCCCGCGGCGCCGTGAAGATACACCTCCACTGTGCCGGACCCCGGAGACCCGGTGCCCTGTTGGACACGCACCGTGCACGGGCCCAGCCCGGTTGGAATGGTGTGCCGCCGCAGCGTGCCCGCCCACGTCGCGGATTCCTGCCGAACGCTCATGCCCGCCTTCCTCTGGTGATCTCTACTGCTGTTGATCTCTAACACTGGTGATCTCTACCAAGGATTCGGAGCCGCGGCGTTACCGGACCGGATGTGCGGAGCACAGCTGCCTGGTGAGGCACCAAACGGAAGCGGACGACGGCGGGAGGTCCCGCCGTCGTCCGCTTAACTGGGCCGCGGGAAGGTTAGAGGTCCAGCACCAGGACGGGGCATGTGGCGCGGGAGACGCAGACCATCATGCAGCTGTTTTCGGTTTTTTCTTCGTGGGTGAGGACGGAGTCGCGGTGGTCGATAGTTCCCTCGATGACCGTGGTTTCGCAGGTACCGCAGGTCCCTTCGCCGCAGGAGGAAAGGATGCGTGTGCCGGCTTCTTCGAGAACGCGCAGGACCGATTTTTCCGCCGGGACGGTCAGCCGTACGCCGCTCGTTGCCAGTTCGATTTCGAACGCCACATCGTGCGCGGTGTCCACCTTCTTTGCCGTGAACCGTTCCAGGTGCAGGGACCCGGAGGGCCATTTCTCGGCACAGATTGCCTCGACGGCGGCCAGGAGCGGCTCCGGACCGCAGGTGTAGACGGCTGTGTGGCTGTCCGGGGAGCCCAAGGCCGTGGGCAGATCGATGATCCCCTTCTGGTCCTGGGGCCACAGCGTGGTTCGGGTGCCGTGGGCTGTCAGCTCATCCCTGAAGGCCATGGAGGAAAGTGTCCGGCCGCCGTAGACGAGGGTCCAAGGCTTTCCCTGCTCCTGTACTTCACGGATCATCGCGGCAATAGGGGTGATGCCGATACCACCGGCGACGAACAGGTAGTTGGGGGCATCGACCAGCCGGAAGTGGTTCCGCGGACCGCGGACAGTCACCGAATCGCCGGCAGCCAGCGCCTCGTGAACGAACTGTGAGCCGCCGCGGCTGTTGGGTGCATTGAGGACACCCACAACGTAGCTGCTCCGATCTTCCGAATTGCCGCAGAGGGAGTATTGCCGCGTCAGGCCGTTCGAAAGAACCAGGTCGATATGGGCGCCGGGTCGCCACGGCGGAAGGTCTTCGCCGTCCTGGTGCTGGAGCGTGAGGAGTACGACGTCGTCGGCTGCGTGTGTCTTCGCTGCGACGCGGGCAACGAAATGGGCCTCTTCGAGGGTGAGGTCCGAAATCGGCCCGGAGATGGTCTCTGTTGTGCTCATGGTCCTGCTCTCAATCTGAAGGTCGTCGCGTGGGATGCGGTGAGGGGAAGTGTGTTCTAGTACTGCGTGAGTGACAGGCGGCTGAGCCGCCCGCCGATGAACCACTCGGTGACGTAGAGCCAGTGACCGTCAGCAGCGATTCCGTGGGGGCTGTTGAAGAACCCCGGGTCCACAACCGGTCCGTCCAGGCCCCCGGGAGTGCGGCGGTTGGGCCAGGCATCGTCCTCGTTCGACCGGGGCCGCGTCTGTTCCAGGACGCGGGTGAACGCATCGCCATCGAACCTCGCGACTCCGCCGAAGAGCTCGGTGACGTAGATCCGGTCTCCGACGAGAACGAGCGAGGACGGGCTGTCCAGGACTCCTTCGCCCAGGATCCGCGACTGCATTCCGTTCCGGTCCATGACCACGATCCGGCGATTGGTGCGGTCCGCCACGTAGATTTCGAGGCGCCCATGGTGGGTCCGCAGCACTATCCCGTGAGGGCAGGCGAAGGCGGTGCCCGTTTCTGCCCCGTCCCGCGTTCCGAGGTAGTGGCCCGAGGCGTCGAAACGGTGCACCAGGCTGGCGCCGTACCCGTCGGCTACCCAGATGTCACCGCTACCGGTGTATCGGGAGTCGTCGACGGCGATCGACGTCGGGCGCCACGACTCGAGTGCATAGTCCAACAGTGGAGGGCATTCCAGTTCGAGGAGGACGCTTCCGTCCCTGTTCAGGATCACTGCCCGCCCGGGCGAGAAGTGATCGGCGTAGGCCGATGCGTCGGCGGGATCCTCGACGAAGCGGTGCCCGGGATCGGCCACCGCGATGACTTCCTCGCCGTCGCGTTCGCAGGTGAAAATGCTGTGCATTTCGGTCAGGGACGTTGGTATGGTTTCGGCGCGACCTGAAGGGTCGATAACCAACAGGTCGCGGCCTTCCGGGTGGGCGCAGAGGACTCTGCCGTCGCTGAGCACGGCGACACCGGAGTGCATCCAGCCGCGTGACTCCGGCAGGAGGCCGGAGAGGTCCTCCCAGCCGCTGACCTCAGTCAACGAACTTCACCGGAAGCTTTGCGAAGCCGCGGACCATTTGCTTGGCCCAGCGCTCAGGCAGCCCGACCACGCGGATCTCAGGGCCTTCGAGGAGAGTCTCCACGAGGACGCGCCCGGCAAGCCGGGCCAGGGGTGCGCCCAGGCAGGCGTGGATACCGTCGCCGAAGGTCATGATGCGGTTCTCCGGCGTCAACTCGCGGCTGATATCAAAGAAGTCCGGGTTCTGGAAGGCCCTTTCGTCCCGGTTGGCGGAGCCCAGCAGGAACATCACCCGGGAGTCCGCCGGTATGGTCACGCCGGCGATGGTGATCTCGGCGGTGGTCTGCCGGCAGAGGTTCTGGCCGGGGGTGTCGAAGCGGAGTGTCTCCTCCACAAAGGCCGGAATGGCGGCCGGGTCCTCCGCAAGGCAGCGCTGGAAGGCCGGGAACTTGTCGAGGGTTGCCACAAGGTTGGTGAGGAGGGCGGCGGGGGCGTCGATGGCTGCCGACAGGATCAGATGGGCGAGGCCCACCTGTTCATCCGGCTCCACTTTCCCGGCGTGCATGCCGAGGATGATCTGGGCGATGGCATCCGACCCTGTGGCGGTGCCGCCGGCTTCGACCTCCTCGCTCCGCTTCCCAAACACGTCCGCGAGGTGCTCTTCGGCTTCCTGGTTGGAGACGGCGGCATCGTCCGGCACGCCGAACTCGCCCACCGTCCGCACCATGGAGCGCAGGAGATGTTCCTGCAGCATTCCGCTGTCCTCAACGGCCATGCCGATCATTTTCGTCGCCGCACCGATAGCCAACGGAAGCGCCACCTCAGTGGCAAAATCTCCGCCGCCGTTCTCGCGGAGTTCCGTGATCAGGTGGCGGGCCAGTGCCCTGATGCCATCTTCCTTTGCCAGGATCTCGCGTCCGACAAAGACGCGGCGGACGGCCGATCGCAGCGACGTGTGCCGGGGAGCGTCCACCATGATCAGATTGCCCGCCCCGTAGGACGCATGGGTACCGTCCATGTCGTTGCCCAGGGCGCTGGAAAGCTGCCCGTGGTTTCGCAGGCCTGCCTGGACATCGGTATAACGCGAGACGACGTACAGATCGCGGCGCTCGTTGTAGTAGACCGGCGCCTTGTCCCGCAGGATTTTGTACAGCTCATAGGGATGGTCATAAGCGGCGTAGGAGAGCGGATCGTAGAAGACGCCGGGATCTGTCTCCAGAGCGGGCTTCGGGCCCATCCCGGGCGCCGCGACAGGGTCCGGCATACGTGCTTCTTCGCCGGCGAGGGCGGCGCCGCTGAACGGGCATTGCTGGATGTCGGTGGTGTTCGGATCAGTGGCTAGCGACATTGGTAGGCCCTGCTTTCGGGGGTTTGCGTGGATGGGAGAACGAGACCTCAGCCCGTGTGGGAAGGAGGATCTGAGCGGAATTTCCTAAAGACTAGCACGTGCCAGTTTTTCGTCAAGGGATGTCCTGACAAACCCGGCGGAGGGCCATCAACCCTCCGCGTATAGGATGTCCAAGTGATCTCTAAACGGCCGACCATGATGGACGTCGCCACTCGCGTCGGCGTTTCACGGCAGCTTGTGGGGCTCGCCTTCCGCAATGAGGCCGGCGTCAGTTCCTCGACGCGGGAACGCATCTTTGAGGCGGCTTCCGAGCTCGGATACAGCCCTGACATCGCAGCGCGGTCACTTCGCCGGCGGAGCAGCAACTACATCGGCGTGCTCTTCAACCCCGCCCATTCATCCGCGGACGACATTGTGGAAGCCCTCTATGCGGCGGCCCACGCGCGTGGCTACAACCTGATTCTCGGCGCCTTGACGGCGACGCGGGACGAGCGGGATGCCATCACGGAACTGCTCGGGTTCCGCACTGAGTCCGTCATTCTGATTTCCCCCGAAACGCCTGTAAACGAGCTGCGGAAACTGGCCAAGAGACTGCCGGTGATCAGCATCGGCAGGCCGCTGCCGCAGGGTGTCTGCAGTGCTGTCCGGTCAGACGGGCAACGGGGGATCGCGGCGGCCGTGGACCATTTGGTGGAACTCGGGCACCGGGACATTGCCTACGTCCTGACGCGGTCACTTCCTGAATTCGCCGCCCGCCACCAGGGATACGTGACCGCCATGGACAGGCATGGACTGCCCTCGCGGGTCCGGGAGGTTGACGGGGACTTCACCGAGGAATCCGGCGCCAGTGCCGCCGAGTCGCTTCTCGCCGAGCCAGTCATGCCCACCGCGGTGGTCTGCTCCAATGACCATGCTGCCATGGGCCTCATCAATAGGCTTCTGCGTGCCGGCTTGCGCGTGCCCGAGGATGTTTCGGTCACGGGCTACGACGACAGCCGCATCGCCAGGCTGTCGTTTGTTGACCTGACGAGCGTCCGCCAGGATCCCGAGGAAATGAGCACGGCGGCCGTCGAGGCCGCAGTTCAGATGATGTCAGACCAGGAGTCGGCGCCCCAGGAACGCATGATCGTTCCCACGCTGGTCATCAGGGGAAGTACGGGCCGGCCCCGGTCAGAGGCGCAGCTGCACCCCAGGTGAACGTGCGCTGACGCCGACGTCCAGGCGCAGCGTCTTTCGCGGGAGGTGTATGCCCTCAGCCGCAATCCACACTGTGCCCTGCGTCACAAAACTGGCACGAGACAGATTTTTTCTCGAAAGGTCTTGCACGTGCCAGTTAATGCGCGTAAGAATGTCCTGACAATAAGTCGAAGATCGGCACTCCCCAGGAGCATCAGTTCTGGATGGAGGCAGGCTTCGGCACCTATGAGAGGGACACGACGAAGTGAAACCTATTTCTACGTTCAAGCGAGGACTCGGCGTAATTGCCATGGCGGGCGTGGCAACGCTGGCGCTGGCAGGCTGCACCGCAACGTCCAATGCATCATCAACCACCGGCCTGGCCGACAAGTTCGGCAGCCGCGCCGAAAACCGCAGTGTGTACTTCCTGACCTACTACAACCCTGCCGGCGACGCATTCTGGGCCCAGATCCTCAAGGGAGCGGAAGACGCCTCCACCCTCGGCGGCCTGCAGCTGACGCACCAGACCGCCGACGCCGATCCGGACAAGATGGTGGACCTCGTGGCAACAGCCACGGCGTCCAAACCCGCCGTCATCGTGATGCCGTTCAACGAAGGCGAGAAGTGGGTCAAGGTGGCGTGTGACGCCTCCAAGGCAGGCATCAAGGTGGTTGCCTACAACGTGCCGGCACCCGAGAGTGCCGCCGACTGCGTCAGCGGCTTCGTCGGCCAGGACTTCTTCGAGGTCGGCACGCTCGTTGGCGAGCGCCTCGCTGCGGAGGCCAAGCTGGGCGCCGGCGACAAGGTCCTCTTCCCGGCGGAAGAGCCCGAGCAGAACTACGCCATCCAGCGGGGCGGCGGCGTGCAGAAAGCGCTCGACAAGGTGGGTGCGAAGGGCGAGTACCTCCGGACCTCCGCGTCCGATGAGGAAGCGCTGAACTCCCTCACCTCATGGCTCATCGCCAACAAGGACGTCAAGGCAGTGGCGCCCCTGGGAGGCACCCCGCACCGCAACATCCTGGCTGCCATGGAGGCAGCCGGCGTGAAGGTTCCTATCGTCGGCTTCGACACCTCCCCGCAGGTCATCGACGGCATCAAGGCCGGGGACATCATCGCCACGGCTGACCAGCAGGGCTTCGTCCAGGGATTCCAGTCGCTGATGCAGAGCGCCCTTGCCATCGACTTCGGCCTGGCGCCGGCGAACATCAACTCCGGCGGCGTCTCCCTCATCGACAAGACAAACGTGGAAAACCTCGAAGCGCCGGACCTCCAGGGCGTCCGCTGGTAACTGCGTCATAGGGGGATGGAGCGGCGGCCACGCCTCCGCCCCATCCCCCATCCGGGCCCCAGCGCCCACCTCTCCCATTCCGCGGCATCGACGCCGCTGCCATCGAAAGATCAGGTCATGTCACCACAAGACACAGGCACCGACCAACACGTCCTCACGGCGCCGTTGGAAACAGGGGCCATCACCAAAGTCCGCCGTCTTGCCGATAACCAACCCGTCACAACAGCCGAGAAATTCAAGGACTACATCCGCTACACCCGTGGCCGCGGAGCCCTCGAAATCGGCGCGATCCTGGCGGTCGTCATCATCGGCTTCGTCATCGCCAGCATCGCCAGCCCCGCCTTCCCCTTCCTTTCGGCCAACAACCTCTCCGGCGTAATCTCCCAGAGCATTCCGGTATTGGCCATCCTTGCCATCGGAGTCGGGATCCTGATGATCGCCGGAGAATTCGACCTCTCCCTGGGCGCGAGTATCGGGTTCTCTTCCATCACGTTCATTCACGTCTCCAACTCGTTCGGCTGGGGCTGGGGGGTCCTGGCCGCAATCGCCGCGGCCACCGGTATTGCCCTGATCAACGGACTGATCGTGGTAATCACCGGCATCCCGTCCTTCATCGCCACCCTTGGCATGGCGTTCTTCTGGACCGGCGCCAGCATCTTCATCAACGGCACCGCGCCCGCGCTGCTGCGCAAGGGCAAAGACGAAGCACTCGTCACCCTCTTCGCCGGCGATTTCGGTTTCTTCCGCTCGCAGCTGGTCTGGATGATCGTGGTGGGAGTCGTGGCGTGGTTCTTCCTGCACCGCCACAAGCTCGGCAACCACATCTTCGCCGTCGGCGGCAACGCGTCGGCCGCCAGGGCGATCTCCATCAACCCGCTCAAGGTCAAGCTCCTCTCCTACGCCCTGTTCGGGGCGATGGTGGGCCTGGC
It encodes:
- a CDS encoding cytochrome P450; this translates as MSLATDPNTTDIQQCPFSGAALAGEEARMPDPVAAPGMGPKPALETDPGVFYDPLSYAAYDHPYELYKILRDKAPVYYNERRDLYVVSRYTDVQAGLRNHGQLSSALGNDMDGTHASYGAGNLIMVDAPRHTSLRSAVRRVFVGREILAKEDGIRALARHLITELRENGGGDFATEVALPLAIGAATKMIGMAVEDSGMLQEHLLRSMVRTVGEFGVPDDAAVSNQEAEEHLADVFGKRSEEVEAGGTATGSDAIAQIILGMHAGKVEPDEQVGLAHLILSAAIDAPAALLTNLVATLDKFPAFQRCLAEDPAAIPAFVEETLRFDTPGQNLCRQTTAEITIAGVTIPADSRVMFLLGSANRDERAFQNPDFFDISRELTPENRIMTFGDGIHACLGAPLARLAGRVLVETLLEGPEIRVVGLPERWAKQMVRGFAKLPVKFVD
- a CDS encoding alpha/beta fold hydrolase, producing the protein MSVRQESATWAGTLRRHTIPTGLGPCTVRVQQGTGSPGSGTVEVYLHGAAGSWTTFQPLLSEASPRDRVLIDLPGWGESTKGARLEHFRIEAMARAVTEVLTLLGYPRWNLVGHSMGGFLALHIAAAWPERTASVAAISATTFGVSEAAHKPLRSLSRFPAFVGMRLLMRSLAALGPAGLALVRAVGATPVMGPLTSPLFADPAGMSAGVIRGLGRDARPASFSAAARAVANYDFDQWRGIRCPVLATRGDADVFTSLSDLDRLAAMVPNAQTVTIPRCGHFANVEQPEHVRLLLEDLWTDAQ
- a CDS encoding MFS transporter — translated: MAKTAEKATKPVDWSKWIRFALLVMAGGTIYKLANLKDAFYVPMQEAMGLSHTEIGTLLSVNSIVATVLFIVGGYLADRFSTRILIPLGLVGTGALGLFLSTFPGFGTLLLVFALLAVCSDCLVWPALLKSIRQLGGSKEQGRLFGLLEGGRGVVDTAVAFSALGIFVLLGSGTGGFRAAVAFYAIIDVVVGVLLFLLLRTQTSEQASERPAQTKQKAGLGEIWRAAKLPQLWWVSFTVFMVYVVYCGLTYFIPYLTYIYGLPVALVGAYGIINQYGLKILGGPLGGVLADKVFKGASRYIRLAFLCLIPVVAVLLLLPADPSSQIPAMIVTLLFSLIVFTMRGVFWAPMDEVGIPEETSGTAFGIACLVGYAPGMFAFIVYGAILDANPGAGGYHIVFIVLAALALVGAIVSSGLVRAARARRAVAEV
- a CDS encoding sugar phosphate isomerase/epimerase family protein, coding for MPPADARFQALLRPRLNDEEMESLPRLTDELARTLIDRIDRAPLFAHAYALLGNLTYGGYGPADVLDFAHRHGLAGACIHLLDGEERSLGRMSDDRLGDFAGRARRLGLSIHLEISTTLRADVDEVVRIAGVLGVQHIRVYSRFEGTLSEVMTLIEQDLRRLAALADEHDLHFSFEQHEELRSTEVAELLRRVSHPRLHAMFDFGNMINACERPMDALSSLAPHILQAHLKGVDVLPEGDGYGHRGVLQGSPEDDLPGARMLFELLMLGEDKPQVIALALEQENLYYAPAFRHAGEGEDPFIPYRDLSTTGIPAGWTRDELLAAEPGWADHQVAYVKDLLTSLRDIAVSQLDTTNSMAGAR
- a CDS encoding PLP-dependent aminotransferase family protein — translated: MKSAGGRLLAGLELDRAAAQPLHQQLYAQLRTQILTGTLPTGTRLPSTRTLVTELGVSRITVVSAFEQLTAEGFLRSRAGDGTYVDTLWSDAAPQRPMSRPPLSERGAATSSRGTDLFSEAPHVWAPAETESFVASQVASSAFPAATWKRLLGRHAGRTDPLAIGYSDPHGHRPLREAIADYVNDVRGLGCTADQIVVTSGAQQAFNVLAVLLLDAGDPVVVEDPGHISGRLAFQSQGCPVRGVPVDNEGAVLPDEHDGAPPARLACLTPARHHPLGIAMSPARRAEWIAWAQRNGSWIVEDDCDSELRYRGKLLPTLFGLDLSRQVITVGSFSKVLAPSIRLGYCVLPEDLVEPFASASSVIGRPPAMVLQLALTDFLAEGHLHSHLRRTRRLYAARQDALLDAIDQQMSHRVQAGPVDAGLHVMGWLREPVDDIEVARGLAAGGVYTYPLGEYKLTRQLPPALLIGFAGTAAEHMPQAVGRMAAAWDRWERTTAGS
- a CDS encoding substrate-binding domain-containing protein; its protein translation is MKPISTFKRGLGVIAMAGVATLALAGCTATSNASSTTGLADKFGSRAENRSVYFLTYYNPAGDAFWAQILKGAEDASTLGGLQLTHQTADADPDKMVDLVATATASKPAVIVMPFNEGEKWVKVACDASKAGIKVVAYNVPAPESAADCVSGFVGQDFFEVGTLVGERLAAEAKLGAGDKVLFPAEEPEQNYAIQRGGGVQKALDKVGAKGEYLRTSASDEEALNSLTSWLIANKDVKAVAPLGGTPHRNILAAMEAAGVKVPIVGFDTSPQVIDGIKAGDIIATADQQGFVQGFQSLMQSALAIDFGLAPANINSGGVSLIDKTNVENLEAPDLQGVRW
- a CDS encoding PDR/VanB family oxidoreductase yields the protein MSTTETISGPISDLTLEEAHFVARVAAKTHAADDVVLLTLQHQDGEDLPPWRPGAHIDLVLSNGLTRQYSLCGNSEDRSSYVVGVLNAPNSRGGSQFVHEALAAGDSVTVRGPRNHFRLVDAPNYLFVAGGIGITPIAAMIREVQEQGKPWTLVYGGRTLSSMAFRDELTAHGTRTTLWPQDQKGIIDLPTALGSPDSHTAVYTCGPEPLLAAVEAICAEKWPSGSLHLERFTAKKVDTAHDVAFEIELATSGVRLTVPAEKSVLRVLEEAGTRILSSCGEGTCGTCETTVIEGTIDHRDSVLTHEEKTENSCMMVCVSRATCPVLVLDL
- a CDS encoding LacI family DNA-binding transcriptional regulator, which translates into the protein MISKRPTMMDVATRVGVSRQLVGLAFRNEAGVSSSTRERIFEAASELGYSPDIAARSLRRRSSNYIGVLFNPAHSSADDIVEALYAAAHARGYNLILGALTATRDERDAITELLGFRTESVILISPETPVNELRKLAKRLPVISIGRPLPQGVCSAVRSDGQRGIAAAVDHLVELGHRDIAYVLTRSLPEFAARHQGYVTAMDRHGLPSRVREVDGDFTEESGASAAESLLAEPVMPTAVVCSNDHAAMGLINRLLRAGLRVPEDVSVTGYDDSRIARLSFVDLTSVRQDPEEMSTAAVEAAVQMMSDQESAPQERMIVPTLVIRGSTGRPRSEAQLHPR
- a CDS encoding ABC transporter permease, yielding MSPQDTGTDQHVLTAPLETGAITKVRRLADNQPVTTAEKFKDYIRYTRGRGALEIGAILAVVIIGFVIASIASPAFPFLSANNLSGVISQSIPVLAILAIGVGILMIAGEFDLSLGASIGFSSITFIHVSNSFGWGWGVLAAIAAATGIALINGLIVVITGIPSFIATLGMAFFWTGASIFINGTAPALLRKGKDEALVTLFAGDFGFFRSQLVWMIVVGVVAWFFLHRHKLGNHIFAVGGNASAARAISINPLKVKLLSYALFGAMVGLASILISVRTSSMQPGSTEDYTLMAIAAAVVGGTSLLGGRGTIIGMIVGAALIRIIENGLILGKAPGFYIQLFVGLIIVVAAIFNKLMEGKAS